In bacterium, the sequence GACATGCCGCGCCATACCGAGCACCAGGTGACCGACGAGGCGGAGCATCACGGCCGGAAAATCCCCGACCGGGACGTGCTTAGACATGGTCGCGCACGAATGGCCGATGGCGGAGATCAGGCCCTCCGAGTTCGCGGAGCCACGCCTGCGCGGTCTCGCGTAGACGCCGAAGTTCATCGCGGTCTGTGTCCGAGCGGTCGGTGGCCTCGGCCGGATCGACCGAGAGGTGATAGAGCCGGTCCCGGTACGGTGCCCCCTCCGGCCAGAAGAACGCCTCCCAGTTCCCGTCGGTAACGTGTATCGCCTCCCCGAAGCGCCCCCAGAACGCGTGGTCACGGATGCGCGGGGCTCGGCCCTCCAACAGCGGCAGCAGGCTGCGCGAATGGACGGGAGCGGGGACCGGCACATCCAACCACGCCAGGAGGGTCGCGAATAGATCGACCGGCTGCACGAGCGCGTCGATGCGGCGCCCGGCGCCCGCCCCCTCAGGATGAAACAAGATCCACGGGAGGCGTGCCACTTCACGATAGAGGTTCGACTCGGCGAGCGCGGCCCAGGGTTTCCCCAGGAGCCCGTGCTCGCCGAACATATAGCCGTGATCGGTGATGATCGCCACCAGGGTATTCCGCAGCAGGCCGAGGTCCTCGAGTTTCTCCAGCACGCGCCCGATCCAGCGGTCGACCATCGTGACTTCACCCGCGTAGAGCGCCCGACACTCGGCCAGTTCCTCATCCGACAGCGAATCAGCACGGCCGTACGCTGGGGAGAAAACACGCTCACCCTGATAGCCCGGGTTGTAGAGTTGGTCGTACGGATAGGGCGGATCCCAGGGCTCGTGCGGGTCGAAGCAATCCACCCATAGCAGAAATCCGTCGAGCGTCCGGTTGCGCTCAAGCCATTCGGACGTACGGCGCATGACCTGAGGGCCGAAATGGTCCTCCTCGGTGCGCCACGAAGCGGTGTTCCGTAAGTACTGGGCGACTCGGCCGTAGGGGTCGCGGAGCTTGTCAGGCCGACACGGCAGCACGATCGGCAGCGTCGGATCGGTCACCCAGTCGTCATGCTCCTGCCCCCGGATGAGATCCCAGCAGAAGCCGCGCTGGTAGTTTCCATCTTCGTAGCAGAGCAGATAGTTGTCGGTGATGAACATCGTCGTATACCCCGCGCCGCGGGTCAACTCCGAAAAGACCACGTCGCTGCGCTCAAGCGGTCCCCAGCCCCGAAACGGGAACTCGTAGCGACCCGTCCACATCTCCCGCCGGCACGGCAGACACGGGTAGGAACCCACCACGGCCTGATCGAAGACGGCCGCCCGCCGCGCGAACGCATCGAGGCAGGGTGTCCGAATC encodes:
- a CDS encoding sulfatase; this translates as MTVRRNAVVLLVDSLRYDFVGFNGNARIRTPCLDAFARRAAVFDQAVVGSYPCLPCRREMWTGRYEFPFRGWGPLERSDVVFSELTRGAGYTTMFITDNYLLCYEDGNYQRGFCWDLIRGQEHDDWVTDPTLPIVLPCRPDKLRDPYGRVAQYLRNTASWRTEEDHFGPQVMRRTSEWLERNRTLDGFLLWVDCFDPHEPWDPPYPYDQLYNPGYQGERVFSPAYGRADSLSDEELAECRALYAGEVTMVDRWIGRVLEKLEDLGLLRNTLVAIITDHGYMFGEHGLLGKPWAALAESNLYREVARLPWILFHPEGAGAGRRIDALVQPVDLFATLLAWLDVPVPAPVHSRSLLPLLEGRAPRIRDHAFWGRFGEAIHVTDGNWEAFFWPEGAPYRDRLYHLSVDPAEATDRSDTDRDELRRLRETAQAWLRELGGPDLRHRPFVRDHV